In Macadamia integrifolia cultivar HAES 741 chromosome 5, SCU_Mint_v3, whole genome shotgun sequence, a single window of DNA contains:
- the LOC122078175 gene encoding putative disease resistance RPP13-like protein 1 yields the protein MAAGLAEIIVSPLVHSMLDKLASPELRDFGASWGVEAVEGQLSDLTYALEWISAMLCLVEESQIKNPLLKIYLGDLREVSFYADIMLDDFVYEALRLRLQNERNQNREMRQVRTYLHFSLNKNQMLRQREIPCVIDEIREKLVQIGKKIEAHYQNLVVIEGRQLEIERRQRTVSLLDTRQKSSSLVVDSEVVGRSQDKNHLISLLVSGEYDGIKAPVVSILGMGGLGKTTLAQIVYNDLEVKEHFQLRAWVCVPSEFNVERLTNAIMESLTLKPSRLSLLDPNHVKLQDLVRERRILIVLDDVWNENRSYWDTVLAPFRVAAEGSRILVTTRSQKVASIMAAVEISLQGLSDEDCWTLFKRQIFTDIHCEVHPNLEAIGRKIVGRCNGLPLAITSLGGILRGKLDQREWHQVLESKIWDLGEENNIMPALSLSYHYLPAHLKLCFAYCSLFPKGYELRKAILVPLWMAEGFIPSKQVERMEEIGREYFDDLFHRSFFQCSKKSNFIERDGSRKVESVFVIHELMHDLAQFVSTEMCFRIEHDEPNHISKKSRAMSMHIRGLDKDRIKCPSSFLSVGHPSLSYSRQALQDLFVTKRCLRVLDLSNSSIKSLPDSIGYLKHLRYLDLSGTCISVLPESICDLYKLQTLLLKPCPELHELPKGMGNLINLQYIVMDKELWNDHRPAGIGRLTCLKTLPQYVVGQEDGYKIGELKVLQHLEGMLWIMKLENVVNVAEAGEVCLKNKLRLDNLVLEWSNGHGSLPARGEFQAVLEGLQPPVGLESLTISYYLGLSFPNWMMRDFSSFTKLVSVKLSNCTNCTILPPFGKLPSLVSLEIVGSIEMTHLTHEFYVDGQENGGKKGFKKLESLIFDGMCSWEEWYGSEDGEFPCLEMLTLRKCYSLRKLPPLLPTVRVVKIEFCNSLTTFPKLPSICRLELQTLKGRISNLIHQFSSLYSLSVNSVEDSTNLSCAILLPVSK from the coding sequence CGTCTACGAAGCTCTTCGACTGAGGCTCCAAAATGAAAGAAACCAAAACAGAGAAATGAGACAGGTGCGTACTTATCTGCATTTTTCTTTGAATAAGAACCAAATGCTTCGTCAACGTGAGATCCCTTGTGTAATAGATGAAATCAGAGAGAAACTAGTTCAGATTGGAAAGAAGATTGAAGCCCATTACCAGAATCTAGTTGTGATTGAAGGAAGACAGCTTGAAATAGAAAGGCGACAACGAACTGTTTCACTTCTAGACACCAGACAGAAGAGCAGTTCGTTAGTTGTTGACTCTGAGGTTGTTGGTAGATCGCAAGATAAGAATCATTTGATTAGTCTACTCGTATCTGGAGAATACGATGGAATTAAAGCCCCTGTAGTTTCCATACTTGGGATGGGTGGTCTTGGGAAGACTACTCTTGCTCAGATTGTTTACAATGATTTAGAGGTGAAAGAGCATTTTCAGTTAAGGGCATGGGTTTGTGTGCCTAGTGAATTCAATGTTGAGAGATTAACCAACGCAATTATGGAGTCATTAACTCTGAAGCCTTCTCGGCTTTCCTTACTTGATCCAAATCATGTCAAATTACAAGACCTGgtgagagagaggagaattTTAATTGTATTGGATGATGTGTGGAATGAAAACCGTAGTTATTGGGATACCGTGCTCGCTCCATTCCGTGTTGCAGCAGAAGGAAGCCGAATTTTGGTGACCACTCGAAGTCAGAAAGTTGCTTCTATCATGGCTGCTGTGGAAATTTCTCTGCAAGGTTTATCAGATGAAGATTGCTGGACTTTGTTCAAGAGACAGATATTCACTGATATACATTGTGAAGTACATCCAAATTTAGAAGCAATTGGAAGGAAAATTGTAGGAAGATGCAATGGTTTGCCTTTGGCAATAACATCACTTGGCGGGATTCTACGGGGAAAATTGGATCAGAGGGAGTGGCACCAAGTATTGGAAAGTAAGATTTGGGATTTGGGAGAAGAAAACAATATTATGCCAGCACTCAGTTTGAGTTACCATTATCTCCCAGCACACTTGAAGCTTTGTTTTGCATATTGCTCTttatttcccaaaggttatgaaCTTAGGAAGGCAATACTAGTCCCGCTTTGGATGGCTGAAGGTTTTATTCCATCTAAACAGGTAGAAAGAATGGAAGAGATTGGTAGGGAGTACTTCGATGACTTGTTTCACAGATCTTTCTTTCAGTGCTCTAAGAAAAGCAACTTTATTGAAAGAGATGGCTCAAGAAAAGTAGAATCGGTATTTGTGATCCATGAACTCATGCATGATTTAGCTCAATTCGTTTCAACAGAAATGTGCTTCAGAATTGAGCATGATGAACCAAATCATATCTCCAAAAAGTCCCGTGCAATGTCGATGCATATTCGAGGTTTGGACAAAGACAGAATAAAATGCCCATCTTCATTTCTGTCAGTTGGACATCCATCTCTTTCTTACAGTAGACAGGCCCTTCAAGATTTATTCGTGACAAAGAGATGCTTGCGCGTGTTGGATTTGAGTAACTCCAGCATCAAATCTTTGCCAGATTCCATTGGCTATTTGAAGCATCTAAGGTACCTCGATCTCTCTGGCACTTGCATTAGCGTGTTACCTGAATCAATCTGTGACCTCTACAAGTTGCAAACACTGCTGCTCAAACCTTGTCCTGAACTTCATGAGTTGCCCAAAGGCATGGGAAACCTAATTAACCTTCAATACATAGTAATGGACAAAGAATTATGGAATGACCATAGACCAGCAGGAATTGGGAGATTAACTTGTCTCAAAACACTGCCTCAATATGTTGTGGGTCAAGAAGATGGTTACAAGATAGGAGAGTTGAAGGTGTTGCAGCATCTGGAGGGTATGCTTTGGATCATGAAACTAGAGAATGTAGTCAATGTTGCAGAGGCAGGGGAGGTATGTTTGAAGAATAAGCTAAGACTTGATAATTTGGTTTTGGAATGGAGCAATGGTCATGGTAGTCTACCAGCTAGAGGAGAATTTCAGGCTGTACTTGAAGGCCTACAACCTCCTGTAGGGCTGGAGTCTCTTACAATCTCATATTACCTCGGTTTAAGCTTTCCAAATTGGATGATGAGGGATTTCTCCAGCTTTACAAAGCTAGTCTCTGTGAAACTCTCTAACTGCACAAATTGCACAATCCTCCCACCTTTTGGGAAATTACCTTCACTGGTTTCCCTCGAGATAGTGGGGTCAATTGAAATGACACATCTGACTCATGAGTTTTATGTAGATGGTCAAGAAAATGGTGGTAAAAAGGGGTTTAAAAAATTGGAGTCCCTAATATTTGACGGTATGTGCAGTTGGGAGGAATGGTATGGATCAGAGGATGGTGAATTCCCCTGCCTTGAAATGCTAACACTGAGAAAATGTTACAGTCTAAGGAAACTACCTCCACTTCTTCCCACAGTGCGGGTAGTCAAAATAGAGTTCTGTAATTCTTTGACTACTTTTCCAAAGCTTCCTTCAATTTGCAGGCTGGAGTTGCAAACGTTGAAGGGGAGGATATCAAATTTGATACATCAATTCTCTTCCTTGTACTCTCTGAGTGTCAATAGTGTTGAAGATTCAACAAACCTGTCCTGTGCTATACTACTTCCTGTATCAAAATGA